In Thermosphaera sp., a genomic segment contains:
- a CDS encoding ferredoxin: protein MAQYRVKIEPRENCISDMVCVSICPDVFEMNPDDNKSQIVEKYRSDGNIAVGVIPEDLATCAQDAANACPVQIIMVEKV, encoded by the coding sequence ATGGCTCAATATAGGGTGAAGATAGAACCACGCGAAAATTGTATATCCGACATGGTGTGTGTCTCTATTTGTCCAGACGTCTTCGAAATGAATCCCGACGACAACAAGTCTCAAATAGTGGAGAAATATAGAAGCGATGGAAATATTGCGGTGGGAGTCATACCCGAGGACTTGGCCACCTGTGCACAGGACGCTGCGAATGCGTGCCCCGTGCAAATAATCATGGTGGAAAAGGTCTAA